A stretch of DNA from Cryptomeria japonica chromosome 4, Sugi_1.0, whole genome shotgun sequence:
GCTTTAATTAGTGTAAAAATGCTCTTTTGAGCCATCTCATTGTTTTCATAGACAACTGAGATGATGATAAATGATTTTATTGACTTGGTTCCTCCTTTGTTTGTTGTTTCCAAGAAAGTATAACTACTTTTATAGACAATAAAACATTACCTAAATCATCCATCACAAAAGTTAATTTAGTTAAATATACCTAAATCAATTTACCTTTTTCATATTCTGGCATTCTCTAAACATTTTGACGATAGATCATAGAGTGTAATCCGAAACTTTGATGCAAAAAAAGTCACACTATCAAATCTAGAAAGCAGCTATAGATAGTTAAAGTATAGTTTAGTaagttaaaaaatatttaatttttggaGTCAAACCATCACACTCGCTATCTCTCTACATCAGGACATAATTATATATAGATTAAGAAAATTAAGATCAAGAACAATGCAATGTGAAATGCAAAACAGAGTAGCATTTAGAAATCCCAAACTAGTTCAAATCAAAGAGCAAGCAACTTAAACAAAATGCTGCCATAGAATCCCCTGGAAACTATAAAAGCCATAGACATTGAATTGGACATATAGATGTAGAAGGAAGTATAAACTAAAAGCGAAACAAAGTTTCTAGAACTAAGAAGAATAGAAAAAAATCAAGAATTCCTTGAAAAATATGTGTTTACTTGGGGACACATTTTTCTAGATCAAATATTGAACATACCTATTTTTCAATCAAACGATTAGCAAGTAGTAAGAAATTGTGTAGATGTTCTAGATAGTGACATTGATTGATATTAGTACTGGCCCTTAGGTAATATTATTGTATTAAGCCAAAccaatcaattagtttgcaccaatgaaaagtgattattattttctttcaaaataaacttggtttttgtaaagttgagattagaaattcaaatttaagatattgtagaaattatttatccatactatgattggtttaaaaaaattagtgttataggagcaaatttttaataatgatagattttttaggctttttttttaatttctttgcattttaaaaaaagaaatgtctattttaaatatttttttatttgtttttttttttaattggtaattggccaaagcctgaatagcttttgactggaacTATGAACTAGTGGAGACAcaatagggggccccatccccattacatatctttgaattattattattattattattattattattattattattattattattatgtttgattagattgaccccaagaccttccccatcctatggaaggccaagagtcacagcttagaattccacttcagatgtccctattgggaattgaacttgggtctccacagtgagaacccagtgttttaaccagttaagctcaaccccttggacatagttttttaatttgttattatGTATAATAtcgtaaataaaatattttttctaaatagatatataaattttaataattcttttttatctcaaaataCAGATAATAAAACTAATTATATGGATTTGAttcaatttaaattaatttaaatacaagatttttattaaaaaaataaacctaaTTCTTATATGTATTATTTAtaattgtattatatatatatatatatatatatatatatatatatatatatatatatatatatatatatatatatatatatatatatatatatatatatatatatatatatatatatatatatatatatatatatatatatatatatatatatatatatatatatatatatataaaatcattctattttttggTCGGTAATTATATGTATTTTATTGATATTAAAAACAAAACATATAAGTTGTGTTATCATTTATCCTACATCGCAAAGAAACATTGTCAAAATTTGCTCTAAAATGATGCTCAAAGTTTGACAGAACATCAACCAAAACCCTACTCCTGCCTACCAGTATTATGCCCTATGCACCCATTTATACAAATTAATAGTTTAAAATATATAACAGTTGATCAAGTAACTACATAAACAAGCTTTAAACAAAAAACAATGTTTTTTATTTCATTTCTTCCTCACTACTTTTAAAGGCCCATTAACCCTCTAGTCTTTTATCTTGAATCTTGCTTTTGGTTCTTCCTTTGGACccactttcctctttcctttggctcGACCTCGTTCCTTCACCCGCAGGTAATGAATCAACGAATCCCAGCCGAAATACACTTATTCCTAGCACTCATCTTTATTCATCCCTTACACCGAATGAATAAATGACATTAGCTACTAAAGAGTCTCCTCATCTATGCCCTTGGCTACCTTTGCAAGCATAAACCTTGCCCCTAAAATTTTTTCTTCCAACATCAAATGAGACCATAAAACTAATAATTTTCCACATAACCCTTCAACACCCATTCAACATCTTCTTTAAATCCAACCCCCATGCCGCCACCATTGACACTATGTCTATATTCGTCATGTGCATGTGTTTAGTCAACAAAAACTCTTCACCTAGAAAGATTTCCATGATCTGAATgtaaatatcttcatcaaatttgaaaatatttttcattcttttctcaATGACTTTGCCCATAAATGCTTATTGTTGTCTTTGTGTAATCAAGGAAAAGGTGGCCTCCATATTAAAATGTTGTCATCACCCATCCTCAATTGTGAGCACCAAGTAATATTGGTCTCTAGACTTTGGTCTCCTATGGTAGAGGGTAATATTGAAATCTAACCTTGTGCTCATGGGTTCTTGGTTGTCTATTTTTCCTCTCCTAAAGACTAAAATATTGTTCTAGTGGTGGGGGACTAGAAATGAAGTTCCCATTCTCTCTCTCATCATCCTTAGATGCCCTCCTTTAACTCATTAAAGAATTCTATTAATATTTCCCCTATTTGGGTAAGACTTCCCTATCTTCCCCTACAATTTTGGTGTAAATTACTTTATGAGGATATTGGTAATGCTTTGGGTTGTTTCTTTAAGGTGGACCCGTATGCTTGTAATTCCTCCCATACTTCCTATGCTCGTATCATTGTGGATATGTATTTGTCAAAGGCTTTGTTGGACGAGATCATTCTGAAAGTGAATGAGAATCCTTGGACTTAGTTGGTCGATTATGAGGGCGTTCCTTTCTTTTGTAGACGTTTTTATTCTAATGGTCATTTGGTCATTGCTTGTCCTTGTGGCTCTCATTAAAGTTCTTCCTCTACCTAGTGAAAAAATGTTCTTTTGAACCATCTCACAGTTTTCCTAGATGACTCAAATGATGGTTCAAATTATATTGCTAACTCAATGCTTCCTTTTCTTACTGCTTCATCTGGCTTGATTCCCTAGATGTAGTGTCCTCTTATGTTACCCTAGTGCAATGTGGCTTGTGAAACTCTCTTCTTCCTTCAATTTTCCTAGATACTTAGTCTCCACTATGTGAGATCTCTCCCTCTAGACTTGGTTCCTATTTGGGTGGAGTCCCTTTTTCTtattttgatggtgcctccttCCCTACTCCTTAAATTTTAGCATGTGCTAATGATACTTCTTGGACTATTGTTCAACACAAGAAAAAAATCATTCCTTCAAGGTTTCTCTCTCTTAGGTAGCTCCTTTGGGGCTTCCAGATGTTATTGGTTGTTCAATTTCATTATAGGATTGTTGTCATGTATGATGgttgtaatgttgttttgatcctcttttgttttttgtgtttttttgttgcTAGCTACACCTTTGgtaacctctttgttttgttctAGGATTTGGACCTTGTTAAAAACCCAccttatcctaataaaaaacaattatcactttgaattaatatttaataagtTTTTTATATTTAAcgaaattattaaataataataataataataatataaaaataaaaaatagatgttAATTGATTTTAACTATAAGAATCAATAAATAACTTTTTCAAAAGTAAAAGCCACATAtgaaagtaaaaaatatatattatgtaaaaacaatataaatacaataaaatatatatatcttttatgtAATAAACAtaactttaaaataaaaataaaattaaaaatgtatactaataaaaatataattttattaaatcaTTCCTTCAAAATAAAAACTTTAAATGATTACAAAGTTTACCATCACAATTGATTGCTTCCAAGAAAGTATAACTCCTTTAATAGACAGCAAGCATTAACTAAATCATCTCTCACAAAAGTTAAGCTAATTAAGTacagttaaataaattaaaaaaatatttaatttcttgaATCAAACCATCACACTCAGTAAAACATTATCTAAATAATCTATCACAAAAGCTAAGCTAGTTAAGTATAGTTAAGTaaattaaaagaatattttatttCTTGAATCAAATCATCACactcctatctctatctctatctctataacTCCTTTAATAAACTGCAAAACATTAACTAAATCATCTATCACAAAAACTAAGCTAGTTAAGTATAGTTAAGTAAATTGAGTCAAACCATCACACTCGCTATCTCTCTGCATGAGAGCATAATAGATTAAGAAAATTACGATCACAGCCGCTATCTCTCTGCATGAGAGCATAATAGATTAAGAAAATTACGATCAAGAACAAAGCAAAGTGAAACGCAAAACAGAGTAGCAGTTAGAAATCCAAACCAGTAGTAGAAGAGCAATAATAGCATGCAGCTTAAACAAAATGCTGCAAGCCATAGAAGCCGAATTGAACACacacatgcagaagaaagaataaAATTGAAACCGAACCAGAGTGCCCGGAACTAAGAAGAACATATTCTGAAGAAATCAAGAATTCCTTGAAAAATGTGAATAATTTTGAACATAAATTTCTGTCAAATTCTGAAGCTACATGAAAAAATATACAGTGAAGAGCAGGATTGAACAAATATGTATTACAAATTGAGGAATCTTTACAGCAATCTttctcacaaatgttgaatgttgtCTGTGGGTAACAATCTCTGTTGGTGTAGAAGAATACATGACAGTCCACTCTAAACTGCAAAATAAGGGTCTAACCAATATGAAGCATTGATGAAGCTCCTATCCAGAAAGGGTCTTGCTTCTTCAAAAGTTAATTGCTTGGTCCATCCTGACTCCATTGCAGTTACTGCACCACTGCCTTTGCAGTCATAAATTCCAAAGAACGCAGTCCTGAGAAAACTCCAAATCAACCCAACAATGCAGTAAGCAAAGTAGAAAGAAAGTTTATGAATTCCCACAAAtgatcacaaaaaaatgaaaactaTAGAAAAGCTTAAAGTTTCTGCAATAGGCAATTCACCAAAGCTTTtagtattttacaaaaattgatACCAATAAAAGTACAACGCATTGATGATCACAGAATCACAAAAGTACAAGCTCAACTACCAATATGAAGAATGTTTCTAGAACACAGACCGTGAAAGAAAGAAAAGAGTTATGTCTTGGTGCATATAACATTTGGGTACAAAACCTTTTGCGGTCAGGATGACCAAAATCGGAGAAGCCCTGTGGATCAAGAGCTGAATCCAATTCAGATTTCACATAAACAACACGAGAGAAATCACCCCATGCACGCCCTAAGTATGGACGCCCATCACCAGTGAACTTGCATCTCACATATGCAAACCCAGTTAGCTCGGTCGCTTCTTTCCGGTGTTGTGCAGTCACGGCACCCCCTTTGCCAAGGGCATGCACGTGACAATTCTGCAAaatcaacacaaaaggcacatgggCTGTAGTCAGATTGTAGGAAAATCTTGAGTTAAgcagttcacaggcatataaactTTTCAGTAATCTTGATTAAATGTGACTACTTAAATCAATCTTGCCCACCTTACAGTGCTTGAATCTAAGAAAAACTATCATGTTCTTGGATTTTACCTCATAAAGAGACCTCCCATTGCCAAAAATGAAGTCTACAGAGCCCATTATGgtgcaattcagaaaataatgtcTGCCTTGGTGGTCATAGAGAGTATCTTGGTGACCATAGAACCCACAGTTGAGAAATATGGCCCTGTCTGCAGATACCCTAAGTGCCACAGCTTGTTTGTATTTATCTTTTTCACAAAACCTTGCTGTGTTCTGCATCATAATAAGCCATGCTAACGATCAAAAACCAAATAAAAGCCATGCCCAGATTCACATATCAAATACAAGCCATACCCACATGCACAATTAATGTACATTGCCTCTCCTGCATTCATATATCGAATACAAGCCATACCCACATGTACAATTTATGTGCATTGCCTCACCTACTTTCATATatcaaatcacacacacacacaacagcAGGAGAGTACCTTAAAAGAAATGTCAGCTGCAACAAAGAAATCAGCATTCACAGCAACTGAAGCGCTAAGATAAGTGCCCATATTCAAACTGGAAATTCTTTGGACAGAGTAGCCCTTGTCATGCCATTTGATGACGGTGgattttcttccttctccttgaAAAGTTATGAAGGGCTTGTTCCAAGGAATAGTAACTTTCTCCCTGATTAATTATCACAACCCACAAAGCTTGAACCATTAGAATCTTGCAGTGTAATAGATAGACGTCTATAACAGAAAAGAATCTTGAGTTGGGAATTTTGACTTACCTGTAAACACCTGCTCGGATATAGATCACAACCCTGCGAGTATTGTTCTCCGGAACAAAATCCACAGCTTCTTGAATTCTTTGAAAATCTGCAGGGCCATTCTTGCCAACTACCAAGATAAGCCCTGGTAATATTTCAGGATTAACTCTACCATTGCCATCATTATTTGTTAGTGGTGAACTTCTGGCTCTGCTTGTTCTTTCAACGGATTCAAGCCAGTACTGCTTATACTGCCTACCTGCAACTTGAATCTTTTGCCTAATGCACTCACTGTCACAGATATCAGTTGCATTGTCATGATACCCATCTGAAGCAGCTTTTGAAAAACGAATTAGAACAAAAAAGAACATTAGTCTGACACAGATTTTCTCCATTCCCAGCTGCTGAAGTAACTTGATGGAGGAAAAGAAAAGTAAGAGTAAGCTGGGGATTTTTGAGAATGATATGAATCTTTGAATTCAGTTGAAATTCCAATATACTCAAAACTGTTTGATTGACAAAGAAGTTTCAAAGATTTTGGCTGTTGGCTTTGATCAAAGGTTGTTACAATGGTTGTTACAGTTTTAAAATGAGACTGCTGTTTCCTGCCCACGATTTAATATCGAAAAAGAAATCTAACCGTACACCTGTACAACTTCAGTTTTTATTTCAGGAGCGAACAGATTTGCTTTCTATGCCCACAATTTTGTTAAACAAAAACGGggataaatttattaaaaaattcagAAAATTTAGGCTCTCCAGATTGGATATAGGAGAGGATCATGTTTTAGAGAAATTTAACTTCAAAACATTGAAAACTAGTCAAGTGGAAAGTTTTGCATGTTCTTTATTGCTTCTTCAATGTTTTCTATAAGGTTACGATaacttataatattaatattaaagtaAAAAATAATCATATTCATGCTTAgttcatttaataaaaaaaaacattttcatcTATAAAATAATAAAGTTGAAAAAAGAAAGATTGAAATCAAGTATTATTATAAATCAATTGTTATTATAAATCATATGTATCTTCACTTCCATTCACTCTGAGTTTAACTGATCTATCAattttgatgatgatgacaatgatgatgatgatgatgattcactCTAAGTTTAACTGATCCAtcaattttgatgatgatgatgacgacgaggatgatgatgatgtagtTTTAATAGATTTTTTCCTTTGGTCAATAGTTTaaaagaatataataatataatatttttttaagtaGAATAATGAAGAATTATGATATCTTTCGCCTGCTTTAtctatattcctctaaagataagTATGCTAGTATACAATTATGTGGAAAGGCATATTACAATCACATACATATGCCAAAATGTCCATTAATAAAATCTATTTAATATGACATGCTTGTGAgtgaatgaaattaaattaaagatctaaaatgaaattaaatttataagaattaaaaaaaaaaattaattaatttaaattaaattaaataacttacacttatgtatagatatcaaaatATATGTTACTAAGAACATTTAATTTGATATGATTGTGAGtgtcaatgaaatgaaattaaataacaaaaatgaaattaaattaaataactaaaatattttGAAGACATGCATTTTCACTAGTCtcataacaaaaatattttgaaGTCATGCATTTTTAGTATATTTCAGTTTAATTTTTAGTTCTATTTGAATATGGATCTAAGATGTAGTGCATGGAAAAGGAGAGGCATAAAGCATATTAGAAATTTGTAGAAGAACATTAAAGAGAGAGGAATTTTTCCATAAGAACCAATACAAAAGATGTACAATTCAATTTATCAATTGTTATTTTAATATTAATGAATAGTACTATTTATgctataatatattaaaaatattatatgataACATTGTACTATAATATactggaattttttattttttttaaaggcaAAGGTGGCAAGCCaccaaaatatataaatataataataagaagGATTACAAAAAACTcgttcaaagagcataccaggaggaaagaaccagtaagaaaacctttGGTTATAGCTTGAGACTATAAAATAAATACCCTAAACTAATAATATAGTGGaatgttatgttatgttatgttatatattattatattaatttaatctagattatatattatattaatttattcaaTTCAAAGAGAAATTACAAAGAACAAGGCCACAAACCCAAAAAGGAACAACCAAAGTATATCATAAAGAAACTCCTAGAAGCTCAAAATAAGAAACTAGCTATGCAATTCCTATCCTCCACGACTAACCCATACAAATTTTGGGAACATTTTGGAAACAAATCTCCCCAATCACCAACATTTCACCCCTCCAAATGCTCAAAAGCCCACTTAACTAAGTAATCAACCACTTGTTTCACTCTCTAGGAATATGACAAAAAGACATAAATTCTAAAGAACAACTTAAGCTTGAAATTTGTGTAACCAGTGGGGGAGTTGAAAATCACCATGTTCTCCCACTTAAGATTTTTAGAAAAATGTTGTAATTTACAATACATTGAAAACTACATGCACAATTTGTTATGTGAAACATTTTGTGCATTTGAACAAAGATTTGTTTCCTTAAAGTTTTTTTATGATTCATTGTGCAAGATGATGAATTATTGTTGATAGATGGTTATGCATGTAGATTGAGTGGTGATTGTATAAATGATGTTATATGATGGCATTTAGTTATATTTACGATTATATGGTTATATGATGATTTGATGTTGTATTATGCTACTAACCATGTTACAATGTGACCCCAATTGGGGAATGATTATATATGCGCTCTAGCTATATTATACATGTACAAGTACTTGTTGTGTTATTGAGTGATGCACGTACaaggcatcaactccacctggctccatagatTTGAGTGTGCCTATTTATTTGATGGTGGTTATAGGATATAGCACCCTAGCCATTAATGTACCCATCCATACCCATCATTCCTAATTTGGATGATTAACTTGATTATATCTGTTTACACCTCTAATTGTTATTTTGGTAAGTCTAATATACCCTATTCAATATttatgaaatacttgtaacaactAATTGTGCATATTAGGTCATAGGATAATTTATCATTATAATGATGTGTATAttaatgatattttaatattattgagGTAACTATATATATAAATGCATAATGTGTCTTATTTGTATTCAAAATATTGAGAATTGCATGATTTAATCCTAGGGATTATTTAAGGGtttattttggattttagttttaatataatttattattattatatttatacttCAAAAAGTGAGTTTATATTGTTGAATTGGAGTTCTTTTTAAACACTTAGTCTTATTTTCTCATTTGTGCTCTTAAAAAACCGACCTTGGATTTTGGATTGTTGATTGTGGAGGATTTAGGAACTCAATTTTTCTCTTGATTTTAAATTTGGTTGTTCCAAACTtgtttcaaatgatttttttaataaattcaatttttttttcaatttaaactTTTCCATTTTAGTGGTTCACcaaattgattaaaataaattattaaaacgtTGTTTTACCAAATGTTAAACTGTCCAATTTTGGTGTAGAATGAttgaaatgtaaatttgaatttatttttataatgtcAAGAATATGGGGATAAAAAGGatattcttgattttttattttttttattttgaggtTTTGAGGTTTTAGGAGGTTTTCAATGGTGGATGGCCATGGGACTAGTTTTGGTCCAAATTTGTGACTTGTGATAAAAGTGCATTTAGATTATTCTTTTGTGGaatgatatatttatatatgaCAATTTCAATTTTGAATCAAACCAGATCCATTCTCATAGTTTTTTGGCCAAGTGggatataaatacatatgtatggAATTAGCATTTTGAATTATGATAATTTGATGCATTTTGTGATATATACCATTGGTATTGGCATGAGCCTAGAGTTAGGTACTAGAGTGggtctagggagtggctcccattCATGTCCCTGACCCATAAGTGGTACACTTGGCAATCACAATTGAGGAGTTTTGCAATCAAGTGGTAACATAATAAGGTAAAATACTTAATAAGATAATTGGTTCCCCAAGAATGCCTTGGGTTCTATCATGAGGCCAAGGGTGTATGGAAAAGGCATGCCCACACATGGAGCCTTGGTACTCGTCCAAAGAGATATTGCTTTCACATGTACCATTGGGACTTGTGtgtttatcatttgtttgtatgAGAGAATGTTTGATTCTATATGGTGTGTCCTCTTGAGCACATATGATGGCACTCCCTCCACTAGCACTCTAGTatataatgccttgtgtagttCTGAGTAGACACCCTTTATTGATTAAGTACTTGATATCACCTTTATTATCGATGTTACATTTCATTCTTGTATGTCATAATGTATCATGTATACACTATCTATGGTGTGTCTGTGAGCCTACTATCCCCTCTTGTATTATTTGTATGATTGTATGGGTCATGTGACTGTCTCCATGAGCACGATGGGGTGGAATTAAGGGTTCAACATGGTCAGATGGCATTGCAAACCATCATTGGAGATTGGTGGACTTGGATCATGATTGGCTTGGATAGTTCTTCCTCAACACTTGTTCTTTTTTGAATTCTTTTATTCTTGCAAAGTTGTAATAATTTATATATTGGAAAaagaattttaataattttttatttgcatATTAAACACTTCAAGAGGAGATTTTTGTAATTGAAATATAATGATATGGAAATTAGAGTAGAtttatgtgcaccaatgttagaatCAAGCATAAACTTTGGCATTGTAACTCAATAATTTCTTGATGTTTCATGgtgttatcataggaacacttaaATTGGTTTTCTAAaatgaacatgtgtgtgtgtgtgtgtgtgtgtgtgtgtgtgtgtgtgtgtgtgtgtgtgtgtgtgtgtgtgtgtgtgtgatgagtTAGACTGTTCATTTTGGTGTAGTTTAGGGTCAACTAGAATCATTCCAAACTCATTTGTGACAATTTGAAAGGGGTCCCAAGGTGTCCTAATATGGTTATTAAATGATTTGGACATCCATAATATTATTGGTAATGGTCTAGTAAATTTTAGGGTGGATTTAATATGTTTAGGGTCCACCTCAATCTTGACTAGCCTAGTAGGTATCACCTAGTGACCTAGAGACACTTTGCATCCTTATCTCCACACATTTTCAATAAAATTATATCAATCCAAATTTTGTATGTATATTTTTACTTCACCAAGGGGCTTGGGGTGTCTAGGGGATATCTATCTAACCAAGAAGCTCACTGGTCAAGATGAATGTGTGTCTCTGAGGACAATGTGAGGGTATGGTCTAGAGGATGGTTGTGTAGATTGCAGATAGTAGCATAGGTTTGGGACACTATAAATAGCTGAGGAAATTGGTATATTGTGTCAGTGTCCTCTAGGTTTGTAGGTGCCCTTTTGGTTGGTTGTATCTAGTTTGGGTGCATGTGTCCTTTAGTTGATATTGTTAGGTTTTTTGAGGTCTCGAGAGCTTAGTTTGACTCAGGTTTAGTTGTGTCTCAAAGATAATGATTTTTTGGAATCATAAAAGGTGTCTTGATTTGGTTTAGGATTAATTTAGATGGTCTCAATGGCATCCAAGTTCAATTCAATACTTCATGAAGCCCATCGGTGATACCTATGACCTATTAGATGGTCCTATTTATTGAATCAGG
This window harbors:
- the LOC131028658 gene encoding probable pectinesterase 53, coding for MEKICVRLMFFFVLIRFSKAASDGYHDNATDICDSECIRQKIQVAGRQYKQYWLESVERTSRARSSPLTNNDGNGRVNPEILPGLILVVGKNGPADFQRIQEAVDFVPENNTRRVVIYIRAGVYREKVTIPWNKPFITFQGEGRKSTVIKWHDKGYSVQRISSLNMGTYLSASVAVNADFFVAADISFKNTARFCEKDKYKQAVALRVSADRAIFLNCGFYGHQDTLYDHQGRHYFLNCTIMGSVDFIFGNGRSLYENCHVHALGKGGAVTAQHRKEATELTGFAYVRCKFTGDGRPYLGRAWGDFSRVVYVKSELDSALDPQGFSDFGHPDRKRTAFFGIYDCKGSGAVTAMESGWTKQLTFEEARPFLDRSFINASYWLDPYFAV